The Alteriqipengyuania halimionae genome contains a region encoding:
- a CDS encoding cytochrome-c peroxidase, with the protein MKVARCILVMASALFVVAAASGESGEVTTEWLRTAYAGPPEYWPAPMLEPGAEFAEFAPLPRVERPEGIAAERAALGERLFKDPILSGSGQIACESCHNRRLGWGDGLPVSFGHDRQKGKRNAPSLFTAAYMHEMFWDGRSPSLEDQAHLPIADPVEMAGEAEIVERRVNADQNYRAAFASAYGSDNVTMAEITAAIAGFERSIRLPLTRWDRVFTQGTKVLDDQQLLGLHVFRTTAGCANCHSGALLSDQRYHNLGLSFYGRKLEDVGRYAVTGDPIDVGRFRTPSLRGVGRTGPYMHNGIMPHLRGVVNLYAGGGGKDRTGQSQTTDAPPPQPDPLLKRRDLSREERAAIVAFLETL; encoded by the coding sequence ATGAAAGTTGCGCGGTGCATTCTCGTCATGGCGTCGGCCCTGTTCGTCGTCGCTGCGGCAAGCGGCGAGTCCGGTGAAGTCACGACCGAATGGCTACGGACGGCTTATGCCGGACCGCCGGAGTACTGGCCTGCGCCGATGCTCGAACCGGGTGCGGAATTTGCCGAGTTCGCGCCACTGCCGCGCGTCGAACGGCCCGAAGGCATCGCTGCGGAGCGAGCGGCGCTGGGAGAGCGATTGTTCAAGGACCCGATCCTTTCCGGCTCGGGACAGATCGCATGCGAAAGCTGTCACAACAGGCGGCTTGGTTGGGGCGATGGCCTGCCGGTGTCGTTCGGCCATGATCGGCAGAAGGGGAAACGCAATGCGCCATCGCTCTTCACCGCCGCCTACATGCACGAGATGTTCTGGGACGGGCGCAGCCCATCGCTGGAGGACCAGGCGCACCTGCCGATCGCCGATCCGGTCGAAATGGCGGGAGAAGCAGAGATCGTCGAGCGACGCGTCAATGCCGACCAGAACTACCGCGCGGCATTCGCAAGCGCCTATGGCTCCGACAATGTCACCATGGCAGAAATCACGGCGGCAATCGCCGGATTCGAGCGATCGATCCGCTTGCCTCTCACGCGATGGGACCGGGTCTTTACCCAGGGGACGAAGGTGTTGGACGACCAGCAATTGCTCGGATTGCATGTCTTCCGCACCACGGCAGGCTGCGCCAATTGCCACAGCGGCGCACTGTTGAGCGACCAGCGCTATCACAATCTGGGCCTCAGTTTTTATGGTCGCAAGCTGGAAGACGTTGGCCGCTATGCGGTCACTGGCGACCCGATCGATGTCGGCCGGTTCCGAACGCCTTCGCTGCGCGGGGTCGGGCGGACCGGACCCTATATGCACAATGGCATCATGCCTCACCTGCGCGGCGTCGTGAACCTGTACGCAGGAGGTGGGGGCAAGGACCGAACCGGGCAAAGCCAAACGACCGACGCCCCACCTCCGCAGCCTGATCCGCTGCTGAAGCGACGGGATCTTTCGCGGGAAGAACGCGCGGCGATCGTCGCTTTTCTCGAAACGCTCTAG
- a CDS encoding VOC family protein: MSTTEPALFTFVKLTVADIDAATTFFEQGFGLKHADTVDTPTFREHVMTGAKGATTIVLFHWKDGRAIETGNGYGPVGMVSRDLEADLARALAAGAKQKGETVSFGPARIAFVRTPEGHEIEIMQMAGSASRDPS; the protein is encoded by the coding sequence GTGAGCACGACCGAGCCAGCGCTCTTCACCTTCGTCAAACTGACCGTCGCGGATATCGATGCGGCAACCACCTTCTTCGAACAGGGATTCGGCCTGAAGCACGCCGATACGGTCGACACGCCGACCTTCCGCGAACACGTGATGACGGGCGCGAAGGGGGCGACGACGATCGTGCTGTTTCACTGGAAGGATGGCCGCGCGATCGAGACCGGCAACGGCTACGGACCAGTCGGCATGGTGTCGCGCGACCTCGAGGCAGACCTGGCACGGGCCCTCGCTGCTGGCGCGAAGCAGAAGGGCGAAACCGTAAGCTTCGGCCCTGCACGGATCGCTTTCGTTCGCACGCCCGAAGGGCACGAGATCGAGATCATGCAGATGGCAGGCTCCGCCAGCCGCGATCCGTCATAA
- a CDS encoding acyl-CoA thioesterase, whose protein sequence is MGPRLFGGHAIAQALLAASAMENGDRLPHSLHAHFLKAGSSAHPVRYSVTPLSAGRSFAVRRVDGHQDDRLIFTMTVSFHLEEPGFEHTSSPPFSLDIDAALTRLEHWRASDTKAASLPIVERLQKRPIEIVPIDPSGLFGSQGREPKTAVWMRMREATEANLLIQRALLSYASDMMFLRNALLPHGIRPGSDTIQAASLDHAVWFHETPDFDQWHLFATESPWAGHARGLNRGHFYDLDGRMIATVSQESLMRPKNHDREEHK, encoded by the coding sequence ATGGGCCCACGCCTTTTCGGCGGCCACGCGATCGCACAGGCGCTGCTTGCCGCTTCGGCGATGGAGAATGGCGACCGCCTTCCCCATTCGCTGCATGCCCATTTCCTGAAGGCCGGATCGAGTGCGCATCCGGTCCGCTACAGCGTGACTCCGCTCTCCGCCGGACGAAGCTTCGCGGTGCGCCGGGTCGACGGGCATCAGGACGATCGGCTGATCTTCACCATGACGGTGTCGTTTCATCTCGAGGAGCCTGGGTTCGAGCATACGAGCTCCCCACCCTTCTCGCTCGATATCGATGCCGCGCTCACACGGCTGGAGCACTGGCGCGCGAGCGATACCAAGGCAGCCAGCCTGCCGATCGTCGAGCGATTGCAGAAGCGCCCTATCGAGATCGTCCCGATCGATCCCAGTGGCCTGTTCGGTTCGCAGGGACGCGAGCCGAAAACCGCCGTGTGGATGCGGATGCGCGAGGCCACCGAAGCCAACCTGCTGATCCAGCGAGCGCTGCTCTCCTACGCGTCAGACATGATGTTCCTTCGCAATGCGCTGCTGCCCCACGGCATCCGGCCCGGCAGCGACACGATCCAGGCCGCCTCGCTCGACCATGCCGTGTGGTTTCACGAGACGCCCGACTTTGACCAGTGGCACCTCTTCGCGACCGAAAGCCCGTGGGCGGGGCATGCCCGCGGGCTCAACCGCGGCCACTTCTACGATCTCGACGGCCGCATGATCGCCACCGTCTCGCAGGAGAGCCTGATGCGACCGAAAAATCATGACCGGGAGGAGCACAAGTGA
- a CDS encoding amidohydrolase family protein: MTYTNGRVVNDADSHTMETQDWLAPYVEDEYKQTYSEVYSKREGGEKIVKMIDAAKARKKDPEARAKARENPIEGAKGWLGYGGFDKEERVEALDWLGFSRQLVFPTFGLAAITRAEEDDQRYAAATALNKAQQAFCDADARMDCVAFTPLDDPERGLAEAKRAVEAGAKAVMFSAGPAGDKSPGHPDFDPFWQFLQDSRIPFMLHIGPGTKTQPSKFRNNGRERAADLHGGGENLRFPDFMCLWYAPQEFLTAMVYDGVFQRFPDLRGGVIESGAGWVPEFLRMLDHGWYSFNRTDQYLKDMDLMPSEYIKRAVRFTPFPNEDVGHMIRDSAPELYLFSSDYPHPEGTKDPYGKFETSLEGFDEDVKDMFYRTNYDHMMFRKSEALAEAAA, encoded by the coding sequence ATGACATATACCAATGGCCGGGTCGTCAATGACGCCGATTCGCACACGATGGAAACGCAGGACTGGCTCGCCCCCTATGTGGAAGACGAGTACAAACAGACCTATTCAGAGGTGTATTCGAAGCGTGAAGGCGGCGAGAAGATCGTGAAGATGATCGATGCCGCCAAGGCGCGCAAAAAGGACCCCGAGGCGCGCGCCAAGGCGCGGGAAAACCCGATCGAAGGTGCCAAGGGCTGGCTCGGCTATGGCGGCTTCGACAAGGAAGAGCGCGTCGAGGCGCTCGACTGGCTCGGATTCTCGCGCCAGCTCGTTTTCCCGACCTTCGGTCTCGCCGCGATCACCCGGGCCGAGGAGGACGACCAGCGCTACGCTGCGGCGACCGCGCTCAACAAGGCGCAGCAGGCTTTCTGCGATGCCGACGCGCGCATGGACTGCGTGGCCTTCACCCCGCTCGACGATCCCGAGCGCGGCCTCGCCGAAGCGAAGCGCGCGGTCGAGGCGGGGGCGAAGGCGGTGATGTTCAGCGCCGGACCTGCCGGAGACAAGAGCCCCGGTCACCCGGACTTCGATCCGTTCTGGCAGTTCCTGCAGGACAGCCGGATCCCCTTCATGCTCCATATCGGGCCGGGCACGAAAACCCAGCCAAGCAAGTTCCGCAATAACGGACGCGAGCGTGCCGCCGATCTCCACGGCGGGGGCGAGAACCTGCGTTTCCCGGACTTCATGTGCCTGTGGTACGCGCCGCAGGAATTCCTCACCGCGATGGTCTATGATGGCGTGTTCCAGCGCTTCCCCGATCTGCGCGGCGGCGTGATCGAAAGCGGGGCGGGCTGGGTGCCCGAGTTCTTGCGGATGCTCGACCACGGCTGGTACTCGTTCAACAGGACCGACCAGTACCTGAAGGACATGGACCTGATGCCTTCCGAGTACATCAAGCGCGCAGTCCGCTTCACGCCATTCCCGAATGAGGACGTGGGCCACATGATCCGCGATTCCGCGCCCGAGCTGTACCTGTTCTCCAGCGACTATCCGCACCCCGAGGGTACGAAGGACCCCTACGGCAAGTTCGAGACTTCGCTCGAAGGGTTCGACGAGGACGTCAAGGACATGTTCTACCGCACGAACTACGACCACATGATGTTCCGCAAAAGCGAGGCGCTGGCCGAAGCGGCCGCATAG
- a CDS encoding TetR/AcrR family transcriptional regulator, whose amino-acid sequence MEDKSTEGDRKQQLLDAAETLIRERRTLNLSLGELADRVGVSRSLLYVYFDGVPKIIDALFLMHLERLGSRVLPALDASDASYRERAGAAYSSYLDYLIESGPILQLILRERHQDSPLGPDSQRRFRLLLRQVAALTRQALRLAPREAFVLLELTSGIPEALARLVRAGEIDRATAHATCDRLVLAAVDGFAVGPTS is encoded by the coding sequence ATGGAAGACAAGTCGACAGAGGGCGATCGCAAGCAGCAATTGCTCGATGCTGCAGAGACGCTGATCCGCGAGCGCCGGACGCTCAATCTGTCACTCGGCGAGCTCGCCGACCGGGTCGGTGTCAGTCGCAGCCTGCTCTATGTTTACTTCGATGGCGTTCCGAAGATCATCGATGCCCTGTTCCTCATGCATCTCGAACGGCTTGGCTCGCGTGTCCTGCCAGCACTCGACGCTAGCGACGCGTCCTATCGGGAACGCGCAGGCGCGGCCTATTCCAGCTATCTCGATTATTTGATCGAGAGCGGTCCGATCCTGCAACTTATCCTGCGCGAGCGACACCAGGACAGCCCGCTAGGGCCCGACAGCCAGCGGCGATTTCGCCTCCTGCTTCGGCAAGTCGCAGCGCTGACGCGACAGGCGCTTCGCCTCGCTCCGCGCGAAGCCTTCGTGCTGCTCGAACTCACCTCGGGGATACCAGAAGCGCTCGCACGGTTGGTGCGGGCTGGAGAGATCGATCGCGCAACCGCGCATGCGACCTGTGACCGCCTCGTCTTGGCAGCGGTCGACGGATTTGCAGTCGGCCCAACCAGTTAG
- a CDS encoding TetR/AcrR family transcriptional regulator: protein MELTRTELFESIWSEPMGAVAARYGLSGNGLAKICDRLDIPRPPRSHWTRNASTREPRPELPPAPIGLSETFALGARHVRKSPGTRTRMSAEERQDHLMDMASRIALSDGLSAVTIREVARIAGISETQVHNCFGGRTELLLAMARREIATQESLRRKRIARGTNHRTRVMLSTIGYLHEAARRGPMLQMLLRTPEVRDALKPERITQSDKARAPILDELVGHGKMDLQNARASTAALTAVSLKAGGIVASKRAPFAMVEEICLNIIMAGVVSDESLAAGAD from the coding sequence ATGGAACTGACGCGCACCGAACTGTTCGAGAGCATATGGTCAGAGCCGATGGGGGCGGTTGCCGCGCGCTACGGCCTTTCCGGCAACGGGCTGGCGAAGATCTGCGACCGCCTCGACATCCCGCGCCCGCCGCGATCGCACTGGACCCGCAACGCATCCACCCGCGAACCGCGCCCGGAACTGCCACCGGCACCGATAGGATTGAGCGAAACCTTCGCCCTAGGTGCGCGGCATGTCCGCAAGTCGCCCGGCACCCGCACCCGCATGTCGGCAGAAGAGCGGCAGGATCACCTGATGGACATGGCGAGTCGAATTGCGCTGAGCGACGGGCTTTCGGCGGTCACCATACGCGAAGTAGCACGCATAGCCGGGATCAGCGAAACCCAGGTCCACAATTGCTTCGGCGGACGAACCGAATTGCTGCTGGCCATGGCGCGGCGGGAAATCGCAACACAGGAATCGCTGCGGCGCAAGCGCATAGCGCGTGGCACCAACCATAGGACGCGCGTGATGCTTTCCACCATCGGCTACCTCCACGAAGCCGCCAGGCGCGGGCCGATGCTGCAAATGCTGCTCCGCACGCCCGAGGTTCGCGATGCCTTAAAGCCCGAACGGATCACACAAAGCGACAAGGCGCGGGCACCGATCCTCGACGAGCTCGTCGGCCATGGCAAGATGGACTTGCAGAACGCACGCGCATCGACCGCCGCGCTGACGGCGGTAAGTCTGAAGGCGGGCGGCATCGTCGCAAGCAAACGCGCGCCTTTCGCCATGGTCGAGGAAATCTGCCTGAATATAATCATGGCCGGCGTTGTCAGCGACGAAAGCCTCGCCGCGGGCGCAGACTAG
- a CDS encoding carboxylesterase/lipase family protein: MARFVAALVVLTTLFAPQALNAQMPDPIDAVTVDLEAGTLLGSRENGVLFFRGVPYAAPPTGENRWRPPQPVEPWQGVRAATAHEPPCVQPVDTDTTIANFGGVNGAQSEDCLYLTITAPEDARDAPVLVWFHGGAFFLGAGSLGSYDGTANAKQGVITVSVNYRLGALANFVHPALEALHPDEPQGNYALQDAVAVLEWVRDNIAAFGGNSEQITVAGQSAGGGIVVNLLSLPSAKGLFDKAIVQSGALLLPDRPKAVAQRMAAEALETIGIGPDATAHDLRSISAQTFAASEPLRAGFFFTPDDGFKPTSTIAALRAGAASDVPILVGANAGEKGFAAARMLAAMAGTTGAPAFLYRFDHTPAFRAQKWTDGPIHSAELMFTFDSIDRSSWGGERADVADRALAGQVNRCWLAFVKMAPDARSFECADGFAWQAYRPGGEVALIEMTGPQMAPADALRDGPKEDATTRDD; this comes from the coding sequence ATGGCGCGGTTTGTAGCGGCTCTGGTGGTCCTCACCACCTTGTTTGCGCCGCAAGCTCTCAATGCTCAAATGCCCGACCCGATCGATGCAGTCACCGTCGATCTCGAAGCAGGAACCCTCCTGGGATCGCGCGAAAACGGCGTACTGTTTTTTCGAGGCGTACCTTATGCAGCTCCCCCGACCGGCGAAAATCGATGGCGTCCTCCCCAGCCAGTCGAGCCTTGGCAAGGCGTCCGCGCGGCGACCGCGCATGAGCCGCCTTGCGTGCAGCCGGTCGATACCGACACGACGATCGCGAATTTCGGCGGCGTCAATGGCGCCCAGTCCGAAGACTGCCTCTATCTCACCATCACCGCGCCCGAAGATGCGCGCGATGCGCCCGTTCTGGTCTGGTTCCATGGCGGTGCGTTCTTTCTCGGCGCTGGCAGCCTTGGCTCCTACGACGGCACGGCCAATGCGAAACAGGGCGTCATCACGGTAAGCGTCAACTATCGGCTCGGCGCACTGGCGAACTTCGTTCACCCCGCACTCGAAGCACTGCATCCCGACGAGCCGCAGGGCAATTACGCTTTGCAGGATGCGGTGGCGGTGCTCGAATGGGTCAGGGACAATATCGCGGCGTTCGGAGGCAACTCCGAGCAGATCACCGTTGCGGGCCAGTCGGCCGGTGGAGGGATTGTCGTCAATCTTCTGTCGCTGCCCTCTGCCAAGGGCCTGTTCGACAAGGCGATCGTGCAATCGGGCGCGCTGCTGCTTCCGGATCGACCGAAAGCCGTCGCGCAGCGCATGGCGGCCGAGGCTTTGGAGACCATCGGCATCGGGCCGGATGCCACGGCGCACGATCTGCGCAGCATTTCCGCGCAGACTTTCGCGGCCTCCGAGCCGCTGCGTGCCGGGTTCTTCTTCACGCCGGATGACGGGTTCAAACCGACATCGACGATTGCAGCGCTGCGGGCGGGAGCGGCAAGTGACGTTCCCATATTGGTGGGCGCGAATGCGGGAGAGAAGGGCTTCGCCGCTGCCCGCATGCTGGCAGCTATGGCGGGGACGACGGGCGCGCCGGCCTTCCTCTATCGCTTCGATCATACTCCGGCCTTCCGCGCCCAAAAGTGGACCGACGGGCCGATCCACTCGGCCGAACTGATGTTCACTTTCGATTCGATCGACCGGTCGAGCTGGGGCGGCGAGCGCGCCGACGTGGCTGATCGCGCGCTGGCCGGCCAGGTCAACAGGTGCTGGCTCGCCTTCGTCAAGATGGCGCCCGATGCACGCTCCTTCGAATGCGCCGACGGCTTCGCATGGCAAGCCTATCGCCCGGGCGGCGAGGTCGCGCTGATTGAAATGACTGGCCCGCAGATGGCCCCGGCAGATGCCCTGCGGGACGGCCCGAAGGAGGATGCCACGACGCGAGACGATTAG
- a CDS encoding TonB-dependent receptor domain-containing protein produces the protein MIGKPHFMAGAACAFACAPAAMAQTAPVADEQNQPELADQIESDPERTIIVTGSYIRGQREDGAQPVDVFGQEELEARGIDSPLEFIKSLPSVGPVLGDSNQYGAGGSLGVGSINLRSLGRERTLVLFNGRRFATEPGDGAADTNLIPLFALDRIEVLKDGAASTYGSDAIAGVANFVTRRDFDGIEIAGDYEFVNGSDDNYRVSALAGFDLGTANLMIGAGWQHRSELPTTAREFTQVPYAKNPTGYSFLSSPGLYAPVGLIPGVGVTTLGLGVDGSQVGACEALGGIDGQYPRAGATPLPVCRYSYIPFVNLVEKEDRYQVYGQFTADLSGSVSFTAEALYSHTELKDLGYSPSNPITQGPNGPGSVSAFTVPASNPGYAAYLEQSFAPGTPPRLFTPILSSIVLFRPFALGGNPMNSGGSGYGQAVNDAWRVSAGFDFDLSDKLTLQTYGTYIRSSRLAFSNDIVSDRLQRALNGFGGENCTGATPGANGCLYFNPFINSAPGNPALGLENPAHIPGNENSLEVIDYLTERSGTRATEEQFIFDAVFSGDATLFGKTLGYAFGGQFRRTDFATDPLNRFSDPSAYPCAIDGDTSCLDDPNDTNFPVGAFTFLGQYPRARLSQDVYAVFAEAQMEVVDGFELTGAVRYEDYGGEVGSTINPKLSARWQVTDFLALRGSVGDTFRGPLPADLGTAGVRAVAGINVLGGNFKATDTVGNPALAPETALTYNIGAILDVGGFSFSVDYWTYEFEGRFTNLPIQAIAANVAPGGQDGTQPVDCSSPFVAYVVFAGGVCTQGTTIGNDISRLKTQTVNGPDVTTRGLDFSANYRTELGTVRVNFGANATYTLEYEFSDFEFNGLLFSEGYDAAGFSNYDRAPGTVSKWRASGYLNLQVDPVSATWSSTYIGGVTDNRCEGLEFCAETPEFGGTNFGREIGSFFSHDFFASIDLALGGVEAELQAGVENLFDTNPPEARLEYGYDPFIGTAKGRTFKVGVKVGF, from the coding sequence ATGATTGGTAAACCGCACTTCATGGCGGGGGCGGCGTGCGCCTTCGCGTGTGCTCCTGCGGCGATGGCGCAGACCGCTCCGGTTGCTGACGAGCAGAACCAACCGGAACTGGCCGACCAGATTGAATCGGACCCAGAGCGGACGATCATCGTCACAGGATCCTACATTCGCGGCCAGCGCGAAGATGGCGCGCAGCCGGTCGACGTATTCGGGCAGGAAGAGCTCGAGGCGCGCGGCATCGACAGCCCGCTGGAGTTTATCAAGAGCCTCCCTTCGGTCGGTCCCGTGCTTGGCGATTCCAACCAGTACGGCGCGGGCGGCAGCCTGGGTGTCGGCTCGATCAACCTGCGCAGCCTCGGGCGAGAGCGCACGCTGGTTCTGTTCAATGGTCGCCGCTTTGCAACCGAGCCGGGCGATGGCGCGGCGGACACCAACCTGATCCCGCTGTTCGCGCTCGACCGGATCGAGGTGCTGAAGGACGGCGCGGCTTCCACCTACGGCTCCGATGCGATCGCCGGTGTCGCGAACTTCGTCACCCGCCGGGACTTCGACGGGATCGAGATCGCGGGGGATTATGAGTTCGTAAACGGGTCGGACGACAATTATCGGGTCAGCGCGCTGGCCGGATTCGATCTTGGCACCGCCAATCTGATGATTGGCGCTGGCTGGCAGCACCGGTCCGAATTGCCCACGACCGCGCGCGAATTCACACAGGTGCCCTACGCGAAAAATCCCACCGGCTATTCCTTCCTGAGCAGTCCGGGCCTCTATGCGCCGGTCGGCCTCATACCCGGGGTCGGTGTCACCACGCTTGGGCTGGGGGTCGATGGAAGCCAGGTCGGTGCGTGCGAGGCTCTGGGCGGTATCGACGGCCAATACCCGCGCGCCGGTGCGACCCCGCTGCCCGTGTGCCGATACAGCTACATCCCGTTCGTGAACCTGGTCGAGAAAGAAGACCGCTACCAGGTCTACGGCCAGTTTACCGCCGATCTTTCCGGCAGCGTCAGCTTCACTGCGGAGGCGCTCTATTCGCATACCGAGCTGAAGGATCTGGGCTATTCTCCCAGCAACCCAATTACCCAGGGGCCGAACGGTCCGGGCAGCGTGAGCGCGTTCACCGTGCCTGCCAGCAACCCCGGCTATGCCGCCTATCTTGAGCAAAGCTTCGCACCGGGCACCCCACCGCGACTGTTCACGCCGATATTGTCATCGATCGTGCTGTTCCGGCCTTTCGCGCTGGGCGGTAATCCCATGAACTCGGGCGGATCCGGCTATGGGCAGGCGGTCAACGATGCCTGGAGGGTCTCGGCAGGGTTCGATTTCGACCTGAGCGATAAACTGACGCTGCAGACCTACGGGACCTATATCCGCAGTTCGCGTCTTGCGTTCTCCAACGACATCGTGAGCGACCGGCTGCAACGTGCGCTGAATGGCTTCGGCGGAGAGAACTGTACGGGCGCGACCCCGGGCGCGAACGGCTGTCTGTATTTTAACCCCTTCATAAACTCCGCGCCCGGCAATCCAGCGCTGGGCTTGGAGAATCCGGCCCACATTCCCGGCAACGAGAACTCGCTCGAGGTGATCGATTACCTTACCGAGCGCAGCGGCACGCGGGCCACCGAAGAGCAATTTATTTTCGATGCCGTATTCAGCGGAGACGCCACGCTGTTCGGAAAGACGCTGGGCTATGCCTTCGGTGGCCAGTTCCGCAGGACCGACTTCGCAACCGATCCGCTCAATCGTTTCAGCGACCCGAGTGCCTATCCGTGCGCGATCGACGGGGACACATCGTGCCTCGACGATCCGAACGACACCAATTTCCCGGTGGGCGCCTTTACCTTCCTTGGCCAATACCCGCGCGCGCGCCTGTCGCAGGACGTGTACGCGGTCTTCGCCGAAGCGCAGATGGAGGTGGTCGACGGTTTCGAACTGACTGGCGCCGTCCGGTACGAGGATTATGGCGGCGAGGTGGGATCGACCATCAATCCCAAACTCTCGGCGCGCTGGCAGGTGACCGATTTCCTTGCTCTGCGCGGGTCAGTGGGCGACACGTTCCGCGGGCCGCTGCCCGCCGATCTCGGGACCGCTGGGGTTCGCGCCGTGGCCGGGATCAACGTGCTGGGCGGAAACTTCAAGGCGACCGACACCGTCGGCAATCCTGCTCTCGCGCCGGAAACCGCGCTGACCTACAATATCGGAGCGATCCTCGACGTCGGCGGGTTCAGCTTCAGCGTCGACTACTGGACTTACGAGTTCGAAGGGCGCTTCACCAATCTCCCGATCCAAGCGATCGCGGCCAATGTCGCGCCTGGCGGACAGGACGGGACGCAGCCCGTCGATTGCTCCAGTCCTTTCGTTGCCTACGTGGTCTTCGCGGGCGGAGTCTGCACGCAAGGCACCACGATTGGCAACGATATCAGCCGCCTGAAGACGCAGACCGTCAACGGCCCCGACGTTACCACGCGTGGACTCGATTTCAGTGCCAACTACCGCACGGAATTGGGAACGGTCAGGGTGAATTTCGGAGCCAATGCGACCTACACGCTGGAATACGAGTTCAGCGATTTCGAGTTCAACGGACTGCTGTTCAGCGAAGGCTACGATGCGGCCGGCTTTTCGAACTACGACCGTGCGCCGGGCACCGTGTCTAAATGGCGGGCGAGCGGCTACCTCAATCTGCAAGTGGATCCGGTAAGTGCGACCTGGTCGAGCACCTATATCGGCGGCGTAACCGACAACCGCTGCGAAGGGCTCGAGTTCTGCGCGGAGACGCCCGAATTCGGGGGGACCAACTTCGGGCGCGAGATAGGCTCATTTTTCTCGCATGATTTCTTCGCGTCGATCGACCTCGCGCTTGGCGGTGTCGAGGCCGAGTTGCAGGCCGGAGTTGAGAACCTGTTCGACACCAATCCGCCGGAAGCGCGCCTCGAATATGGCTACGACCCATTCATCGGCACCGCCAAGGGCCGGACCTTCAAGGTCGGCGTGAAGGTCGGCTTCTAA